Proteins from one Paenibacillus amylolyticus genomic window:
- a CDS encoding DUF3817 domain-containing protein — translation MKTVTGRFRIAGIWEGVSLLLLIFIAMPLKYFADISSAVAVMGMIHGILFPLYLIALVHLAVVKKWKITRWLMGGVAGLLPFGTFVFESYLRKRDWK, via the coding sequence ATGAAGACAGTAACAGGCCGATTCAGAATCGCGGGCATATGGGAGGGCGTATCCTTACTTCTGTTGATTTTTATTGCTATGCCTCTGAAATATTTTGCAGATATTTCTTCTGCTGTAGCCGTTATGGGCATGATTCATGGTATTTTATTTCCTTTGTACCTTATTGCGCTAGTGCATCTGGCTGTGGTCAAAAAGTGGAAGATTACGCGCTGGCTGATGGGTGGAGTGGCTGGTCTTCTGCCATTTGGAACCTTCGTATTTGAATCCTATCTTCGAAAGAGAGATTGGAAGTAA
- a CDS encoding LacI family DNA-binding transcriptional regulator has product MSKFDEIMKRSGYSKATVSRVINHSPHVSDEARQIITDIMKQLNYIPNRNAVSLSTGQTKQIGIVTSTTGEIILTFMNQFIDTAMDFGFQTIIYTSRGDPEIELQAFEDLRSKRVDGLVIIACVNDPRKLKAYCEYGPIVSWQRMGSDEIPSVAMDQAEGYKLALEHLVSRGYTRIANAFGRAESLNTQSRREAYETFMKSRGLPVWIEGYQYSVFSSSDGEEAMRRMAEESELPQAVLCANDYAAIGILSEARRRNIQVPEQLAIVGFDDIELSRVLGITTIHNPIAEQATQAFHQLWAVLGKTALKTEQLTYQLIERETT; this is encoded by the coding sequence ATGTCCAAGTTTGATGAGATTATGAAGCGGTCCGGTTACTCAAAAGCAACTGTGTCACGCGTGATTAATCATTCTCCGCATGTTAGTGATGAAGCAAGACAGATCATAACGGATATTATGAAACAGTTGAATTATATTCCCAATCGAAATGCGGTATCGTTATCTACCGGGCAAACAAAGCAGATTGGAATTGTGACCTCTACCACCGGTGAGATCATTCTTACATTCATGAATCAATTTATTGATACAGCCATGGATTTTGGGTTTCAGACGATTATCTATACATCCCGTGGCGATCCCGAGATTGAGTTGCAGGCATTTGAAGATCTGCGCAGTAAACGAGTGGATGGGCTGGTGATTATTGCTTGTGTTAACGACCCTCGCAAACTGAAGGCATATTGTGAATATGGGCCGATTGTCTCCTGGCAACGAATGGGAAGCGACGAAATTCCATCTGTCGCGATGGATCAGGCAGAAGGGTATAAGTTGGCTCTGGAGCATCTGGTATCCAGAGGATACACCCGAATTGCCAATGCATTTGGCAGGGCTGAAAGTCTGAATACCCAGAGCCGCCGTGAAGCTTATGAAACTTTTATGAAGAGTAGAGGGTTACCTGTGTGGATTGAAGGATATCAATATTCCGTATTTAGCTCCTCTGATGGTGAAGAGGCGATGCGTAGAATGGCAGAGGAGTCAGAACTTCCACAGGCCGTATTATGTGCGAATGACTATGCGGCGATTGGCATTCTGAGTGAAGCGCGCAGACGGAATATACAGGTGCCGGAGCAACTTGCCATTGTGGGGTTTGATGATATCGAGCTTTCCCGTGTTCTTGGAATTACAACTATACATAATCCAATCGCGGAGCAGGCGACCCAGGCATTCCATCAATTGTGGGCTGTATTGGGTAAAACGGCGTTAAAGACAGAGCAGCTGACATACCAGCTAATTGAGCGTGAGACGACTTGA
- a CDS encoding glycoside hydrolase family 1 protein yields MSNSQNQTYPFPENFLWGGAIAANQAEGAYNQGGKGLSTQDVAPKGIMGPITEEPTEDNMKLIGIDLYHRYKEDVKLFAEMGFKVFRTSIAWSRIFPKGDELEPNEEGLQFYDDLFDECHKYGIEPLVTLSHYETPLHLSKEYDGWVNRKMVGFYERYVTAVFNRYKNKVKYWLTFNEINSILEAPFMSGGIYTPKEKLSKQDLYQAIHHEFVASASAVKLCHEIIPTAQIGCMMLSMPTYPLTPNPDDMIKVMEFEHSNYFFGDVHVRGRYPGYMKRYFREHGIEIQMEAGDEDMLLNTVDFISFSYYMSICQTADPEKQIAGEGNLLGGVPNPYLPASEWGWQIDPQGLRYVLNMFYDRYQKPLFIVENGLGAVDELITGADGEKTVEDDYRIQYLNDHLVQVGEALEDGVEIMGYTSWGCIDVVSASSAQLKKRYGYIYVDRHDDGSGTLERYRKKSFHWYKEVISSNGKRLQR; encoded by the coding sequence ATGAGCAACTCTCAAAATCAAACCTATCCATTCCCGGAAAATTTCCTGTGGGGTGGCGCAATAGCAGCCAATCAGGCTGAAGGTGCATACAATCAAGGCGGCAAAGGATTATCCACGCAGGATGTAGCTCCCAAAGGTATCATGGGGCCAATTACGGAAGAGCCCACCGAAGATAACATGAAACTGATCGGTATCGATCTGTATCACCGCTACAAGGAAGATGTGAAACTGTTTGCAGAGATGGGCTTTAAAGTGTTCCGCACGTCCATCGCCTGGTCCCGAATTTTCCCGAAAGGTGACGAATTGGAACCGAATGAAGAAGGTCTGCAATTCTATGATGATCTGTTTGATGAGTGTCACAAATACGGAATCGAACCACTTGTTACACTGTCCCACTATGAGACACCACTTCACCTGTCCAAAGAATACGATGGCTGGGTGAACCGAAAAATGGTCGGATTCTATGAGCGTTATGTAACTGCCGTATTTAATCGGTACAAAAACAAAGTAAAATACTGGCTTACCTTTAACGAAATCAATTCGATCCTCGAAGCACCCTTCATGAGCGGTGGCATCTATACGCCGAAGGAGAAGCTTAGCAAGCAGGATCTGTATCAGGCGATCCATCATGAGTTTGTAGCTAGTGCTTCTGCTGTGAAACTCTGTCATGAGATTATTCCTACGGCACAGATTGGTTGTATGATGCTCAGTATGCCTACGTATCCGCTGACACCGAATCCAGACGATATGATTAAAGTCATGGAATTCGAGCATAGCAACTATTTCTTCGGTGATGTACACGTAAGAGGCCGCTATCCTGGATATATGAAACGTTACTTCCGGGAACATGGGATTGAGATTCAGATGGAAGCTGGCGACGAGGACATGCTTCTGAATACAGTGGACTTCATCTCTTTCAGTTATTACATGAGCATCTGCCAGACAGCAGACCCGGAGAAACAAATTGCAGGTGAAGGTAACCTGCTCGGCGGCGTACCTAACCCTTATCTGCCTGCAAGTGAATGGGGATGGCAGATCGACCCGCAAGGCTTGCGTTATGTTCTCAACATGTTCTATGACCGTTACCAGAAACCACTATTTATTGTTGAGAATGGCCTCGGAGCTGTGGACGAGTTGATCACGGGTGCAGACGGCGAGAAAACCGTTGAAGATGACTACCGTATCCAATATCTGAATGATCATCTGGTTCAGGTTGGCGAAGCCCTTGAAGATGGCGTTGAAATTATGGGTTATACCTCATGGGGCTGTATTGATGTGGTTAGTGCGTCTTCTGCCCAGTTGAAAAAACGGTATGGCTATATCTATGTTGATCGTCATGACGATGGCTCAGGAACACTCGAACGTTACCGTAAGAAATCCTTCCATTGGTACAAAGAAGTCATCAGCAGTAATGGAAAAAGATTGCAGCGTTAA
- a CDS encoding sugar O-acetyltransferase → MTEKERSQLGLLYNANYDQELIEERLYAKGLCYDYNQLHPGKINEREALIRKLLGKTGDRFLMEQPFVCDYGYNIEIGENFYSNHNIVMLDGGKISFGDNVFIAPNCGFYTAGHPFDVEQRNEGLEIVGPITVGNNVWIGGGVTVLAGVTIGDNTIIGAGSVVTKSIPSGVIAAGNPCRVIRKITEEDKTKYSRDVVM, encoded by the coding sequence ATGACTGAAAAAGAGAGATCGCAATTAGGGCTTTTATATAATGCCAATTATGATCAAGAGTTAATTGAAGAGCGATTGTATGCCAAAGGACTTTGTTACGACTATAACCAGCTCCATCCAGGCAAGATCAATGAACGAGAAGCGTTAATTAGGAAACTGCTCGGGAAAACGGGTGATCGTTTCCTGATGGAACAGCCATTTGTATGTGATTATGGTTATAACATTGAAATTGGTGAGAACTTCTATAGCAATCATAATATTGTCATGCTGGATGGCGGCAAAATTAGTTTTGGAGATAACGTTTTTATTGCTCCCAATTGCGGCTTTTACACTGCGGGCCACCCTTTTGATGTTGAGCAGCGCAATGAAGGTCTAGAGATTGTTGGACCGATCACGGTGGGGAATAATGTGTGGATCGGTGGCGGTGTGACCGTTCTTGCCGGTGTGACGATTGGAGATAATACGATCATCGGAGCAGGGAGTGTAGTAACCAAAAGTATACCTTCTGGTGTGATTGCTGCGGGTAACCCGTGCAGGGTCATTCGCAAGATAACAGAAGAAGATAAAACCAAGTACAGCAGGGATGTAGTAATGTAA
- a CDS encoding sugar O-acetyltransferase, whose amino-acid sequence MTTKTEKQKMLDGELYMASDLELSQDREYARKMTRTFNQTTETDGELRIKLLKELLGSTGEHLSMEPNLHVDYGYNIHVGNHFYANFNCTILDVCEVRIGDYCLMGPDVHIYTATHPLHPRERNTGAEYGKPVTIGNNVWIGGRAVINPGVTIGDNVVIASGSVVTKDVPDHMIVGGNPARIIREIEL is encoded by the coding sequence ATGACCACAAAGACCGAAAAACAAAAAATGCTGGATGGCGAGTTGTATATGGCTTCGGATCTGGAATTGTCTCAAGACAGAGAATACGCAAGGAAAATGACGCGGACATTCAATCAAACCACCGAAACAGACGGTGAGCTTCGCATCAAACTATTAAAGGAATTGTTGGGTTCTACTGGGGAACACTTGAGTATGGAACCTAATCTCCATGTGGATTATGGATATAACATTCATGTAGGCAACCATTTTTATGCCAATTTTAACTGTACGATATTAGATGTGTGTGAAGTTCGTATTGGAGACTATTGCTTAATGGGGCCAGATGTACATATCTATACGGCTACTCATCCACTCCATCCGCGTGAACGTAATACGGGTGCAGAGTACGGCAAGCCAGTCACGATAGGAAATAATGTGTGGATCGGTGGTAGAGCCGTTATTAATCCAGGGGTTACGATAGGGGATAACGTCGTTATTGCTTCTGGGTCTGTGGTTACGAAGGATGTACCGGATCATATGATCGTGGGCGGCAATCCTGCTAGAATCATTAGAGAGATCGAGCTTTAA
- a CDS encoding MFS transporter produces the protein MNKKVYVLAIAAFVVGTVELILGGILDLIATDLHLSLAKAGYLISIFSLVYALSAPILLNMTARYERKKVYMCTLFVFLISNLISAFSTSFYMLMAGRALGAATGSLIFVLSLTLAARIVEPQYKGRAVGTITMGGSASLILGVPLGIFVGNLAGWREVFMLIAILTAVVMVAIWIAMDRVQPIPAVSLKKQLTALWNPKMLAIHATTLLVLAGHLTLYAYFTPFLQETLGASATMVTFIYMMFGIAAVAGGGIGGMLSDRLHPAKAIVIVLIPFIVSMAVIPFSVGLPLIAFLLLLSIWSALSWTVTPVQNSLIIKTSPETAETLISTNSGIAHAGIALGTYIGGLVIDHSSILNTGWVGSVLILLGLVSAIYAISVKEKSVQAVA, from the coding sequence ATGAATAAAAAAGTATATGTGCTTGCCATCGCAGCATTTGTGGTCGGAACCGTTGAACTGATCTTGGGCGGCATTCTGGACCTGATTGCTACAGATCTTCATTTATCCCTGGCGAAGGCCGGGTATTTAATTTCCATTTTCTCACTTGTCTATGCGTTGTCTGCGCCCATTTTGTTAAATATGACAGCCAGATACGAACGCAAAAAGGTATATATGTGTACGCTCTTTGTTTTTCTGATCAGTAATCTGATCTCTGCATTCAGTACCAGCTTTTATATGCTGATGGCGGGTAGAGCGCTCGGAGCCGCGACGGGCTCACTTATTTTTGTGCTCTCCCTGACCCTTGCAGCACGCATTGTGGAACCGCAATATAAAGGGCGAGCCGTGGGGACCATTACCATGGGAGGCAGTGCATCTCTTATTCTGGGTGTACCACTGGGTATCTTTGTAGGCAATTTGGCAGGCTGGCGAGAGGTGTTTATGCTGATTGCTATTCTGACTGCAGTGGTGATGGTCGCCATCTGGATTGCTATGGATCGTGTGCAGCCAATTCCGGCAGTATCCCTGAAGAAACAGCTTACGGCGCTGTGGAATCCCAAAATGTTGGCGATCCATGCTACAACTTTGCTTGTTCTGGCGGGTCACCTGACGTTGTATGCGTATTTCACACCATTTCTGCAAGAGACACTGGGAGCCAGCGCGACGATGGTTACCTTTATCTACATGATGTTCGGGATCGCTGCTGTTGCAGGGGGAGGCATCGGGGGCATGTTATCCGACCGTTTGCACCCCGCTAAAGCCATTGTGATTGTGCTCATTCCCTTTATTGTGAGTATGGCTGTCATTCCGTTCAGCGTAGGATTACCTTTGATTGCCTTCTTGCTGTTGTTAAGCATATGGAGTGCACTTAGTTGGACCGTAACGCCTGTACAAAATAGTCTCATTATCAAAACTTCGCCGGAAACAGCCGAAACGCTGATTAGCACGAATTCCGGTATAGCCCATGCGGGTATTGCACTGGGTACCTATATCGGTGGGTTGGTGATTGATCATTCATCAATTCTGAACACCGGATGGGTTGGTTCTGTACTGATTTTGCTTGGTTTGGTTTCTGCCATTTACGCCATTAGTGTGAAGGAAAAAAGCGTTCAGGCGGTTGCTTAG
- a CDS encoding TrmB family transcriptional regulator, with protein sequence MLQKFGFTQYESQVYEAIFAQDQPLDATSIVNYSNVPKAKIYEVLNRLIDKGTVLTTMDGKKKLYMAVDLQSIIHKIKADFEKDIEELKRYKIKRTFTDEHIWTLKDESSIASNIEQLIEEAESSILFLAWNERMEKYRELLEQKEKQGVYVEVLAVGGMETSLTRIYSLIPLLDAPEPSQLLIVDHAYLLFAGVEHDSWRAIKTMSKPIVKAMTDYFYHDVALTQITKKYGDQLLQDAEIERLLTRLIY encoded by the coding sequence ATGTTGCAGAAATTCGGTTTTACACAATATGAGAGTCAAGTATACGAGGCTATATTTGCGCAGGATCAACCGCTTGATGCCACATCCATCGTTAATTACTCCAACGTTCCCAAAGCCAAGATCTATGAAGTGCTTAATCGGCTGATCGACAAGGGAACGGTGTTGACCACGATGGATGGGAAAAAGAAATTATATATGGCTGTTGATCTTCAGTCCATTATTCATAAGATCAAGGCTGATTTTGAGAAGGATATTGAGGAACTGAAGCGTTACAAAATCAAACGTACATTCACAGACGAGCATATCTGGACGTTAAAAGACGAATCATCCATCGCATCGAATATTGAACAGCTTATTGAGGAAGCGGAATCATCGATTCTTTTTCTGGCATGGAATGAGCGAATGGAAAAATATCGTGAACTGCTGGAGCAGAAGGAAAAGCAGGGCGTGTACGTTGAAGTGTTAGCCGTTGGAGGAATGGAGACGTCCTTAACCCGGATATACTCGTTGATTCCATTGCTTGATGCCCCGGAGCCTTCACAGCTGCTCATTGTGGATCATGCATATCTGCTGTTTGCCGGTGTAGAGCATGATTCATGGCGTGCTATCAAGACGATGTCCAAACCGATTGTCAAAGCGATGACCGATTATTTCTACCATGACGTTGCGCTTACTCAGATTACCAAAAAATACGGGGACCAACTGTTACAGGATGCTGAGATTGAGCGACTGCTTACCAGGTTGATCTATTAA